The window GGCTTACTTGCCATAGCACCAATATCGCCAAGTCCAAGCACTGCTGTGCCATTGCTGATAACTGCAACAAGATTGCTCTTTGAAGTGTAATCATACGCGCTTAATGGATTAGCTTCAATTTGCTTACACGGCACAGCTACACCGGGCGTATAGGCTAGTCCTAGTTCATCAATAGAACGTAATCTTTTGCGAGGCTGAATGCCCACTTTGCCACCGATATGATAGGGGAGAGCTTTAGGATAAGCTTTTTTGAGTGCTTGTAAGTCCATTGTATGTCCTTAATATTTTTTTAACCTGCCAGTAACACAAATTATAAAGTGAAGTTTTAGCACTTTTTTACAAACAAAGTATGAAAAATTTTAATTTACACCTCCAAATCGTCTTTGTCGTTGCAAAAATTCTTCAAGCATAGCATCAAGTTCGTTTTTGTTAAAGCTTGGAAATAAAGTAGGTGTGAAAAAAAGTTCAGCATAGCTTGCCTGCCAAAGCATAAAATTTGAAATACGTTTCTCACCACCTGTTCGTATGAGCATATCTACATCAGGCAATGTAGCAGTGTCAAGGTTAGCATTAATCATAGAAATCACTTTTTGACTTGTAAGTGAGGCAAGAGTGTGAGGAGCGAGCGTATGAGCAAGCTTGATAAAAGTGCGTGCAATTTCATCGCGGGTGCCATAATTAAGGGCGAGAATCTGTGTGAGTTTTGTGTGGTTTTGTGTGGCGTGTTCAAGCTCTAAAATGGCATTTTTAAGGCGCGTGCTAAAAACGCTAATATCTCCAATGACGCGGAATCGGATATGATTTTTCATATATACTGGTTTTTCATCGTGCAAATATGTTTCTAACAGCTTCATTAAAAAATCCACTTCAATTTTTGGACGTTTCCAATTTTCGGTAGAAAATGCATAAAGTGTAAGATATGGAATCCCTTTATCTGCGCACCATTGCGTTATATCTCGGACAATTTTTGCCCCTTCTTTGTGTCCTTGTGTGCGTTTTTTACCTTGTTTTTTTGCCCAACGCCCATTGCCGTCCATAATCACTGCAATATGCTGTGGATAAGAGGGCTTCATTGATTGTCTTTTGTGTGAGGAGATTGTGTCGGCGTAGGATTGAGCGGACGAATGCAACGCGCAGGATTCCCTGCGTAATATCCACTTTGTGTAATTGAGCGCGTAATCACTGCTCCTGCACCGATGACTACATCATCACAAATAGATACAGGTAAAATTGTAGCATTTGAGCCGATACTCACACGATTTCCGATATATGTGCGCTCCCACATTGTGGCATTTGGTGCAGGCGTGCCAAGTGAGAATCTATCATTGATAAACATCACTCCGTGTCCAATAAAGCAGTCTTCCCCGATATGCACGAGGGAGCAGATAAAGCTATGAGACTGCACGCGCGTGCGTTTGCCGATAAATACATCACGCTGAATCTCGCAAAATGGACCCACAAACACATCATCTTCAAGCGTGCAGCCATATAGATTGCTCGGCTGCACGAGCGTAACATTTTTTCCATAGGTGATATGTGTAAAGCTTGATTGAAGCACTTTTATTTC is drawn from Helicobacter sp. MIT 21-1697 and contains these coding sequences:
- a CDS encoding di-trans,poly-cis-decaprenylcistransferase; translation: MKPSYPQHIAVIMDGNGRWAKKQGKKRTQGHKEGAKIVRDITQWCADKGIPYLTLYAFSTENWKRPKIEVDFLMKLLETYLHDEKPVYMKNHIRFRVIGDISVFSTRLKNAILELEHATQNHTKLTQILALNYGTRDEIARTFIKLAHTLAPHTLASLTSQKVISMINANLDTATLPDVDMLIRTGGEKRISNFMLWQASYAELFFTPTLFPSFNKNELDAMLEEFLQRQRRFGGVN
- a CDS encoding acyltransferase; protein product: MQEIKVLQSSFTHITYGKNVTLVQPSNLYGCTLEDDVFVGPFCEIQRDVFIGKRTRVQSHSFICSLVHIGEDCFIGHGVMFINDRFSLGTPAPNATMWERTYIGNRVSIGSNATILPVSICDDVVIGAGAVITRSITQSGYYAGNPARCIRPLNPTPTQSPHTKDNQ